The Papio anubis isolate 15944 chromosome 1, Panubis1.0, whole genome shotgun sequence genome window below encodes:
- the CRABP2 gene encoding cellular retinoic acid-binding protein 2, whose protein sequence is MPNFSGNWKIIRSENFEDLLKVLGVNVMLRKIAVAAASKPAVEIKQEGDTFYIKTSTTVRTTEINFKVGEEFEEQTVDGRPCKSLVKWESENKMVCEQKLLKGEGPKTSWTRELTNDGELILTMTADDVVCTRVYVRE, encoded by the exons atgcccaacttctCTGGCAATTGGAAAATCATCCGATCGGAAAACTTCGAGGATTTGCTCAAAGTGCTGG GGGTGAATGTGATGCTGAGGAAGATTGCTGTGGCTGCAGCGTCCAAGCCAGCAGTGGAGATCAAACAGGAGGGAGACACTTTCTACATCAAAACCTCCACCACCGTGCGCACCACAGAGATTAACTTCAAGGTTGGGGAGGAGTTTGAGGAGCAGACTGTGGATGGGAGGCCCTGTAAG AGCCTGGTGAAATGGGAGAGTGAGAATAAAATGGTCTGTGAGCAGAAGCTCCTGAAGGGAGAGGGCCCCAAGACCTCGTGGACCAGAGAACTGACCAATGATGGGGAGCTGATCCTG ACCATGACGGCGGATGATGTTGTGTGCACCAGGGTCTACGTCCGAGAGTGA